The stretch of DNA ATCGTCCACGGTGTACTCCCTCCACCCGCCATCAAGCAGATGCGCGCAGATCATATGTCGATGCCTCTCCCAGACAGACCGGAAGGTCTTCCATTTTTCGCTGCAGGTATCAGTCTTGTCATTCACCCACGGAACCCACACGCACCTACCGTCCACGCCAACTACCGCTATTTCGAGATTACAGAGCCCAAGCCTGTTGAATCCGACCCAGCCGAATCCTCAGACCCGCAGGTGCTCGCGTGGTGGTTTGGAGGAGGATCAGATCTGACGCCCTCATATCTGTACGAAGAAGATGCGGTCCACTTCCATTTGACGATACAGGCTGCCTGCGACAAGCACGGTCCACAGCTGTACCCGACGTTCAAGAAATGGTGCGACGAGTACTTCTTCATCCCCCATCGCGGCGAATCTCGCGGGATCGGAGGGCTATTCTTCGACGATCTCAATGAAGGCCCGCATTTGCGCCTCCCGAATTCAGAAGCCAAGCGTCCAGTGACACCTGTCGAGATCTTTGCCTTCGTCAAAGAACTCGGGAACGCGT from Psilocybe cubensis strain MGC-MH-2018 chromosome 7, whole genome shotgun sequence encodes:
- a CDS encoding Oxygen-dependent coproporphyrinogen-III oxidase, producing MSTKPTVPMRQQVEEYINGLQEQIVLALEELDPTAPAFKRDSWVRAQGGSGRSCVFASPVDEDASSSRPPTVLEKAGVNISIVHGVLPPPAIKQMRADHMSMPLPDRPEGLPFFAAGISLVIHPRNPHAPTVHANYRYFEITEPKPVESDPAESSDPQVLAWWFGGGSDLTPSYLYEEDAVHFHLTIQAACDKHGPQLYPTFKKWCDEYFFIPHRGESRGIGGLFFDDLNEGPHLRLPNSEAKRPVTPVEIFAFVKELGNAFVPSYVPILKTRSVTPYTPHQRRWQLIRRGRYVEFNLVYDRGTKFGLMTPGARIESILMSLPETARWEYMSELGEEGTEEGKLMAVLKEPKSWV